One genomic segment of Mycolicibacterium gilvum includes these proteins:
- a CDS encoding IS1634 family transposase — MAYIRTVKTASGATAVQIVWSWRRGSRSIEHIGSAHDDVELAALKSAAAARLAAGQTELDLGLSGGLEPGTLPITSSQMTHLWGGLCAAYRALGFEAVTQGDNVFRDLVLARIIEPTSKIDTARVLSEVGVDAASYATLKRRLPIYATPAWRQSLAAATARHARLGPASLVLYDVSTLYFETDTGDGFREPGFSKERRLEPQITLGLLTDASGFPLTVEAFEGNRAETATMLPVINAFKAAHQLSDVTVVADAGMISESNQVALQAAGLSFILGTRIPFLPDVVREWRDQHPDEAVPDQLVLTQPWPASSSEKTRGIPDRVVYYQYRNDRARRTLRGIDEQVAKAQKAVDGHAPVKRNRFIKLTGATKTVNRELEAKNRALAGWKGYTTNLVDQPADFVIGAYHQLWRIEKSFRMSKHDLAARPIYHHLRESIEAHLSIVVAAMAVSHYIETQTGWSIKKFVRTARRYRTVQIKAGRQLLTAADPLPDELRVALAKISAPT; from the coding sequence GTGGCCTACATCCGGACCGTGAAGACCGCCTCGGGGGCGACTGCAGTGCAGATCGTGTGGTCCTGGCGGCGGGGGTCACGCTCGATCGAGCACATCGGATCGGCCCACGATGATGTTGAGCTCGCGGCATTGAAGTCCGCTGCGGCCGCCCGCTTGGCGGCCGGACAAACTGAACTCGACTTGGGCCTGTCTGGTGGCCTCGAGCCGGGGACGCTGCCGATCACCTCCTCGCAGATGACGCATCTGTGGGGCGGCCTGTGCGCCGCCTACCGTGCACTGGGATTCGAAGCGGTCACCCAGGGCGACAACGTGTTTCGCGATCTCGTACTTGCCCGGATCATCGAGCCGACCAGCAAGATCGACACCGCACGGGTGTTGAGCGAAGTCGGCGTCGACGCGGCCTCCTATGCCACCCTCAAGCGTCGGCTGCCGATCTATGCCACACCCGCCTGGCGGCAATCCCTGGCTGCGGCAACAGCACGGCATGCCCGGCTGGGGCCGGCCTCACTAGTGCTCTACGACGTGTCGACGCTGTACTTCGAGACCGATACCGGTGACGGATTCCGCGAACCTGGGTTCTCCAAGGAACGCCGGTTGGAACCGCAGATCACCCTCGGGTTGCTCACCGACGCCTCGGGGTTCCCGCTCACGGTAGAGGCCTTCGAGGGCAACCGGGCCGAGACCGCCACCATGCTTCCAGTCATCAACGCGTTCAAGGCCGCCCACCAGTTGAGCGATGTCACCGTCGTCGCCGATGCCGGGATGATCTCCGAATCCAACCAGGTCGCCCTGCAAGCCGCGGGGTTGTCATTCATCCTGGGCACCCGGATTCCGTTCCTGCCCGATGTGGTCCGCGAATGGCGCGATCAACACCCCGACGAGGCCGTTCCTGATCAGCTGGTGTTGACCCAGCCCTGGCCGGCCAGCAGCTCGGAGAAGACTCGCGGCATCCCCGATCGCGTCGTCTACTACCAGTACCGCAATGACCGGGCCCGGCGCACCCTGCGCGGCATCGATGAGCAGGTCGCCAAGGCCCAGAAGGCTGTCGATGGTCATGCTCCGGTCAAGCGCAACCGGTTCATCAAGCTCACCGGTGCCACCAAGACGGTCAACCGCGAGTTGGAAGCCAAGAACCGCGCTCTGGCCGGCTGGAAGGGCTACACCACCAACCTGGTCGACCAGCCCGCTGACTTCGTCATCGGCGCCTACCACCAGCTCTGGCGCATCGAGAAGAGCTTCCGGATGTCCAAGCACGACCTGGCCGCCCGCCCGATCTACCATCACCTGCGCGAGTCGATCGAGGCCCACCTGAGCATCGTGGTCGCCGCCATGGCCGTCAGCCACTACATCGAAACCCAAACCGGTTGGAGCATCAAGAAGTTCGTGCGTACCGCCCGCCGCTACCGCACCGTCCAGATCAAAGCAGGCCGCCAGCTCCTCACGGCCGCCGATCCGTTGCCCGACGAGCTCCGCGTGGCCCTCGCCAAAATCAGTGCCCCGACTTGA
- a CDS encoding vWA domain-containing protein yields MPPRRTRPPQPPAPHGIPGHLVEFVEALRKQGIAVGPSETVDAGQVMATLGLSDRNVLREGLACAVLRRSDHRETYDALFDLYFPAALGAKTVLDDDEDGEGLPPEDIEALRSALVDLLADNEELANIDERLAAMIAQIVEAYGRYNSSRGPSYSSYQALKAMSLDDLEGRLLAGLLAPYGDEPTPTQEQIAKAIAAQRIAQLRKMVEGETKRRTAEQLGRDHVQMYGVPQLSENVEFLRASGEQLRQMRRVVGPLARTLATRLAARRRRSRAGEIDLRKTLRKSMSTGGVPIDVVLKKPHPARPELVVLCDVSGSVAGFSHFTLLLVHALRQQFSRVRVFAFIDTTDEVTELFGPDSDLAVAVQRITREAAVFTRDGHSDYGHAFVSFLDKFPNVLSPRSSLLVLGDGRNNYRNPETDLLAHMVNAARHAHWLNPEPKHLWGSGDSAVPRYQDIITMHECRSAKQLASVIDALLPV; encoded by the coding sequence ATGCCGCCCCGCCGCACCCGACCCCCGCAGCCACCGGCCCCCCACGGGATCCCCGGCCACCTCGTCGAATTCGTGGAGGCCCTGCGCAAGCAGGGGATCGCGGTGGGTCCGTCGGAGACGGTGGATGCCGGTCAGGTGATGGCCACCCTCGGTCTGTCCGACCGCAATGTGCTGCGCGAGGGACTCGCGTGCGCGGTGTTGCGGCGCTCGGATCACCGCGAGACCTACGACGCGCTGTTCGACCTGTATTTCCCTGCGGCGCTGGGCGCCAAAACGGTGCTCGACGACGACGAAGACGGCGAGGGACTGCCGCCCGAGGACATCGAGGCCTTGCGTAGCGCGCTGGTCGATCTCCTGGCGGATAACGAGGAACTCGCGAACATCGACGAGCGGCTGGCCGCGATGATCGCCCAGATCGTGGAGGCCTACGGCCGCTACAACTCCAGCCGGGGACCCTCGTATTCGTCGTATCAGGCGCTCAAGGCGATGAGCCTGGACGACCTGGAGGGCCGCCTGCTCGCCGGGTTGCTGGCGCCCTACGGCGACGAACCCACACCGACGCAGGAGCAGATCGCCAAAGCGATTGCCGCCCAGCGCATCGCGCAGCTGCGCAAGATGGTCGAAGGTGAGACCAAGCGCCGGACGGCCGAGCAGCTCGGTCGCGATCACGTCCAGATGTACGGCGTGCCCCAGCTCTCGGAGAACGTGGAGTTCCTGCGGGCGTCCGGCGAGCAACTGCGTCAGATGCGACGGGTGGTCGGGCCGCTGGCCCGCACGCTGGCCACCCGGCTCGCGGCACGCCGGCGACGCTCGCGCGCCGGGGAGATCGATCTGCGCAAGACGCTGCGCAAGTCCATGTCCACCGGCGGGGTGCCGATCGACGTCGTGCTCAAGAAGCCGCATCCGGCGCGGCCCGAACTCGTGGTGCTCTGCGACGTGTCGGGATCGGTGGCGGGCTTCAGCCATTTCACCCTGTTGCTGGTTCATGCTCTGCGGCAGCAGTTCTCACGCGTACGCGTCTTCGCCTTCATCGACACCACCGACGAGGTCACCGAGTTGTTCGGGCCCGACTCCGACCTCGCGGTCGCCGTGCAGCGCATCACCCGGGAGGCGGCCGTGTTCACCCGCGACGGCCACTCCGACTACGGTCACGCCTTCGTGTCGTTCCTCGACAAGTTCCCGAACGTGCTGTCGCCGCGCAGTTCCCTGCTGGTGCTCGGGGATGGCCGCAACAACTACCGCAACCCGGAGACCGATCTGCTCGCCCACATGGTCAATGCCGCCCGGCACGCTCACTGGCTCAACCCGGAGCCGAAGCACCTGTGGGGCAGCGGCGACTCGGCCGTGCCTCGCTATCAGGACATCATCACGATGCACGAGTGCCGCTCGGCCAAACAGCTGGCCTCGGTGATCGACGCGCTCCTGCCGGTGTAG
- a CDS encoding AAA family ATPase encodes MSVPASIQPLFADIDDVARRLAETGYLPDTATATAVFLADRLGKPLLVEGPAGVGKTELARAIAQSTGSGLVRLQCYEGVDESRALYEWNHAKQILRIQAGHGDWDQTRDDVFSEEFLLTRPLLTAIRRTEPTVLLIDETDKADIEIEGLLLEVLSDFAVTVPELGTITAERRPLVVLTSNATRELSEALKRRCLFLHIDFPDPDLERRILLSRVPELPERLAEELVRIIGVLRGMQLKKLPSVAETIDWARTVLALGMDTIDDEVIAATLGVVLKHQSDQIKAAGELRLN; translated from the coding sequence TTGAGTGTTCCCGCGAGCATCCAGCCGCTGTTCGCCGACATCGACGATGTCGCGCGCCGGCTGGCCGAGACGGGCTATCTGCCTGACACCGCCACCGCGACCGCGGTGTTCCTCGCCGACCGGCTGGGCAAGCCGCTGCTCGTCGAGGGCCCGGCCGGTGTCGGCAAGACGGAGTTGGCGCGTGCCATCGCCCAATCCACCGGGTCGGGTCTGGTGCGGCTGCAGTGCTACGAGGGGGTCGACGAGTCCCGCGCACTCTACGAGTGGAACCACGCCAAGCAGATCCTGCGCATCCAGGCGGGGCACGGCGACTGGGATCAGACCCGCGACGACGTGTTCTCCGAGGAGTTCCTGCTGACCCGCCCGCTGCTCACCGCGATCCGGCGGACCGAGCCGACGGTGCTGCTGATCGACGAGACGGACAAGGCCGACATCGAGATCGAGGGCCTGCTGCTGGAGGTGCTCAGCGACTTCGCGGTGACGGTGCCCGAGCTCGGCACGATCACCGCCGAGCGCCGGCCGCTGGTGGTGCTGACCTCGAACGCGACGCGGGAACTGTCCGAAGCCCTCAAACGCCGCTGCCTGTTCCTGCACATCGACTTCCCCGACCCGGACCTGGAGCGGCGCATCCTGCTCTCCCGGGTTCCCGAGCTGCCCGAGCGCCTGGCCGAGGAGCTCGTGCGGATCATCGGGGTGCTGCGCGGCATGCAGCTCAAGAAGCTGCCGTCGGTCGCCGAGACCATCGACTGGGCCCGCACCGTGCTGGCTCTGGGCATGGACACCATCGACGACGAGGTGATCGCCGCGACGCTCGGCGTCGTGCTCAAGCACCAGTCCGATCAGATCAAGGCCGCCGGGGAGCTGAGACTCAACTGA
- a CDS encoding glutamate-5-semialdehyde dehydrogenase, with amino-acid sequence MSVQAPSVPDLRQQVHDAARRARSAARGLATLSTDTKDRALRTAADHVLMNTRAILEANEADLDTARSSGTPEAMLDRLALTPARVEGIADGLRQVAGLPDPVGEVLRGRTLPNGLQLRQQRVPLGVVGIVYEGRPNVTVDAFGLTLKSGNAVLLRGSSSAARSNAALVDALRAALATELLDVDAVQLLPSADRASVTHLIQARGLVDVVIPRGGAGLIDAVVRDAQVPTIETGVGNCHVYVHSSADLDTAESIVLNAKTRRPSVCNAAESLLIDAAVADVAVPRLTDALQAAGVTVHIDPTEDELRAEFLSMDIALAIVDGVDGAISHINEYGTGHTEAIVTTDLAAAQRFTERVDAAAVMVNASTAFTDGEQFGFGAEIGISTQKLHARGPMGLPELTSTKWIVWGDGHTRPA; translated from the coding sequence ATGAGTGTCCAGGCACCTTCCGTCCCCGACCTGCGCCAGCAGGTCCACGACGCCGCCCGGCGCGCCCGCAGCGCCGCCCGCGGGCTGGCGACGCTGAGCACCGACACCAAGGACCGGGCGTTGCGGACCGCCGCGGACCACGTCCTGATGAACACGCGCGCCATCCTGGAGGCCAACGAGGCCGACCTGGACACGGCGCGCTCGTCGGGCACCCCGGAGGCGATGCTGGACCGGCTCGCGCTGACCCCGGCGCGCGTCGAGGGGATCGCCGACGGTCTGCGGCAGGTCGCCGGGCTGCCCGATCCCGTCGGCGAGGTGCTGCGCGGCCGCACGCTGCCCAACGGCCTGCAACTGCGCCAGCAGCGGGTGCCCCTCGGGGTGGTCGGCATCGTCTACGAGGGTCGCCCGAACGTCACCGTCGACGCGTTCGGTTTGACGCTGAAATCGGGCAACGCCGTTCTGCTGCGCGGCAGTTCGTCGGCCGCGCGCTCCAATGCCGCACTCGTCGACGCGTTGCGCGCCGCACTCGCGACGGAGCTGCTCGACGTCGACGCGGTGCAGCTGCTGCCGAGCGCGGACCGCGCCAGCGTCACGCACCTGATCCAGGCCCGGGGGCTCGTCGACGTGGTCATCCCGCGCGGCGGTGCCGGGCTGATCGACGCGGTGGTGCGCGACGCCCAGGTCCCGACCATCGAGACCGGCGTCGGTAACTGCCATGTCTACGTGCACTCCTCGGCGGATCTCGACACGGCCGAGAGCATCGTGCTCAACGCCAAGACCCGCCGGCCCAGCGTGTGCAACGCTGCCGAATCGCTGCTGATCGACGCGGCGGTCGCCGACGTCGCGGTGCCGCGGCTGACCGATGCGCTCCAGGCCGCCGGCGTGACCGTGCACATCGACCCGACCGAGGACGAGTTGCGCGCCGAGTTCCTGTCGATGGACATCGCGCTGGCCATTGTTGATGGAGTAGACGGAGCGATCAGTCACATCAACGAGTACGGCACCGGTCACACCGAAGCCATCGTCACGACCGATCTCGCTGCCGCGCAACGGTTCACCGAACGGGTGGACGCGGCCGCGGTGATGGTCAACGCGTCCACCGCGTTCACCGACGGAGAACAGTTCGGCTTCGGAGCGGAGATCGGCATCTCCACCCAGAAGCTGCACGCCCGGGGGCCGATGGGCCTGCCGGAACTGACGTCCACCAAATGGATCGTGTGGGGCGACGGCCACACCCGTCCGGCCTGA
- a CDS encoding PfkB family carbohydrate kinase, with the protein MATRLCVVGSVNADLTFTVDALPRPGETVLADALACAPGGKGGNQAVAAARAGADVQLVAALGTDASAEQLRDHLRANSVGLDAVVAVPGPSGTAAILVDAGAENCIVVAPGANAHLSLASPVVRSAIADADVVLLSLEIPIDTAVAAARAGRYAGATVMLNASPTPREVGTLAAHVDVVVVNETEADAWRDGDRILVPHLVVTHGARGATCVGQCHLEVPAPAVEAVDTTGAGDVFAGVLAANWEQGVEFAMARACAAGALATLVPGAGDCAPSREAVEDVLDAL; encoded by the coding sequence ATGGCGACGCGGCTGTGCGTGGTGGGGAGCGTGAACGCCGACCTGACGTTCACGGTGGACGCGCTGCCTCGTCCGGGCGAGACCGTGCTGGCCGACGCGCTGGCCTGCGCACCCGGTGGCAAGGGCGGCAACCAGGCCGTGGCGGCCGCGCGTGCCGGCGCCGATGTCCAGCTCGTCGCCGCCCTCGGCACCGACGCGTCCGCGGAGCAGCTCCGTGACCATCTGCGCGCGAACTCGGTGGGCTTGGACGCGGTGGTGGCCGTCCCCGGCCCCAGCGGCACGGCCGCGATCCTGGTCGATGCCGGCGCCGAGAACTGCATCGTCGTCGCCCCCGGGGCCAACGCTCATCTGAGTCTGGCCTCGCCGGTCGTGCGGTCTGCGATCGCCGACGCCGACGTGGTGCTCCTCTCGCTGGAGATCCCGATCGACACGGCGGTCGCGGCGGCGCGCGCCGGGCGTTACGCCGGGGCGACCGTCATGCTCAACGCATCGCCGACCCCGCGCGAGGTCGGCACCCTCGCGGCGCACGTCGACGTCGTCGTCGTCAACGAGACCGAGGCCGACGCCTGGCGCGACGGTGACCGCATCCTGGTCCCGCATCTGGTCGTCACCCACGGGGCCCGCGGCGCCACCTGCGTCGGGCAGTGCCACCTGGAGGTCCCCGCACCGGCCGTCGAGGCGGTCGACACCACCGGCGCCGGCGACGTGTTCGCCGGTGTGCTGGCGGCGAACTGGGAGCAGGGAGTCGAGTTCGCGATGGCTCGGGCCTGCGCGGCCGGGGCGTTAGCGACGCTGGTTCCCGGTGCCGGCGACTGTGCGCCCTCCCGCGAGGCGGTGGAGGACGTGCTGGACGCGTTGTGA
- a CDS encoding NAD(+) synthase, with protein sequence MDFYSVYRHGFVRVAACTQHVAIADPAANAESVLRMARECHHDHVGLAVFPELTLSGYSIEDIVMQDALLEAVREAILEVAAGSADLLPVLVVGAPLRFRHRVYNTAVVIHRGRILGVVPKSYLPTYREFYEKRQIAAGDDESGEIRLGGADVPFGPDLLFEATDVPGFVLHVEICEDMFVPVPPSAEAALAGATVLANLSGSPITIGRAEDRSLLARSASSRCLAAYVYAAAGEGESTTDLAWDGQTMIWENGVCLAQSERFPKGERRSTADVDVELLLNERLRMGTFDDNRRHHLIDEDSYRHISFVLDPPDGDTGLMREVERFPFVPADPARLEQDCYEAYNIQVSGLEQRLRALHYPKVVLGLSGGLDSTHALIVAARAMDREERPRSDILAFTLPGFATGERTRNNATRLAEALGVTFETIDITETAELMLKELGHPFSRGEKVYDVTFENVQAGLRTDYLFRLANHRGGIVLGTGDLSELALGWSTYGVGDQMSHYNVNGGVPKTLIQHLIRWVISSNQFDDVVNEVLQSVLDTEISPELVPAGEDEEIQSSQSKVGPYVLQDFSLFQVLRYGFRPSKVAFLAWHAWHDPERGDWPTGIPEDERPSYSLKEIRHWLQVFAQRFYSFSQFKRSALPNGPKVSAGGSLSPRGDWRAPSDMSARTWLDEIERSIPSE encoded by the coding sequence ATGGATTTCTACTCGGTCTACCGGCACGGGTTCGTCCGGGTCGCGGCCTGCACGCAGCACGTGGCCATCGCCGATCCCGCGGCTAACGCCGAATCCGTGCTTCGGATGGCGCGCGAATGCCACCACGACCACGTCGGGCTCGCGGTGTTCCCCGAGTTGACGCTGTCCGGGTATTCGATCGAGGACATCGTAATGCAGGACGCGCTGCTGGAGGCCGTCCGCGAGGCGATTCTCGAGGTCGCGGCCGGGTCGGCCGATCTGTTGCCGGTCCTGGTCGTCGGAGCCCCGCTGCGGTTCCGGCACCGGGTGTACAACACCGCCGTCGTGATCCACCGCGGCCGGATCCTGGGGGTGGTGCCGAAGTCCTACCTGCCCACTTACCGCGAGTTCTACGAGAAGCGCCAGATCGCCGCCGGTGACGACGAGAGCGGCGAGATCCGCCTCGGCGGCGCCGACGTCCCGTTCGGTCCCGACCTGCTGTTCGAGGCCACCGACGTGCCGGGGTTCGTGCTGCACGTGGAGATCTGTGAGGACATGTTCGTCCCGGTACCGCCGAGCGCGGAGGCGGCACTGGCGGGCGCGACGGTGCTGGCGAACCTGTCGGGAAGCCCGATCACCATCGGGCGCGCGGAGGACCGCAGCCTACTGGCGCGCTCGGCGTCGTCGCGCTGCCTGGCCGCCTACGTGTACGCCGCCGCCGGCGAAGGGGAGTCGACGACGGATCTGGCGTGGGACGGCCAGACGATGATCTGGGAGAACGGCGTGTGTCTGGCCCAGTCCGAACGCTTCCCGAAGGGTGAGCGCCGCTCGACCGCCGATGTCGATGTCGAGTTGCTGCTCAACGAGCGGCTGCGGATGGGCACCTTCGACGACAACCGCCGTCATCATCTGATCGACGAGGATTCCTACCGGCACATTTCGTTCGTGCTCGATCCACCCGACGGCGACACCGGGCTGATGCGCGAGGTGGAACGCTTCCCGTTCGTGCCTGCCGATCCGGCGCGTCTCGAACAGGACTGCTACGAGGCCTACAACATCCAGGTCTCGGGCCTGGAACAGAGGTTGCGCGCGCTGCATTACCCGAAGGTGGTCCTCGGCCTTTCCGGCGGTCTGGACTCCACCCACGCGCTGATCGTCGCGGCCCGCGCGATGGACCGCGAAGAGCGTCCCCGCAGTGACATCCTGGCGTTCACCCTGCCGGGGTTCGCCACCGGTGAGCGCACCAGGAACAACGCGACGCGCCTCGCCGAGGCCCTCGGCGTCACCTTCGAGACGATCGACATCACCGAGACCGCCGAGCTGATGCTCAAGGAGCTGGGCCATCCGTTCTCCCGGGGCGAGAAGGTCTATGACGTCACCTTCGAGAACGTGCAGGCGGGGCTGCGGACCGACTACCTGTTCCGGTTGGCCAACCACCGCGGCGGCATCGTGCTGGGCACCGGTGACCTCTCCGAGCTCGCGCTGGGCTGGTCGACCTACGGTGTCGGCGACCAGATGTCGCACTACAACGTCAACGGCGGTGTCCCGAAGACGTTGATACAGCACCTGATCCGCTGGGTGATCTCGTCGAATCAGTTCGACGACGTGGTCAACGAGGTGCTGCAGTCGGTGCTCGACACCGAGATCAGCCCCGAGCTCGTACCGGCCGGTGAGGACGAGGAGATCCAGAGCAGCCAGAGCAAGGTGGGTCCCTATGTGCTGCAGGACTTCTCGCTCTTCCAGGTGCTGCGTTACGGGTTCCGGCCGTCGAAGGTCGCGTTCCTCGCCTGGCATGCCTGGCATGACCCCGAACGCGGCGACTGGCCGACCGGGATCCCCGAGGACGAGCGACCGTCCTACTCTCTCAAGGAGATTCGGCACTGGCTGCAGGTCTTCGCGCAGCGTTTCTACTCGTTCAGCCAGTTCAAGCGCTCGGCACTCCCCAACGGGCCGAAGGTGTCGGCCGGGGGTTCCCTGTCGCCGCGCGGGGACTGGCGCGCCCCGTCGGACATGTCGGCCCGCACGTGGCTCGACGAGATCGAGCGGTCGATCCCCAGCGAGTGA